Below is a window of Oryza brachyantha chromosome 10, ObraRS2, whole genome shotgun sequence DNA.
gaggaggagcgccgcgacgaggagcggcgggagggagcgcgggcggaggaagtgcgccgccgcccgccgcaggATCTGCCCGCCCGTCCGCAGCTCCAGGCTCGggggaggcgccggcggcggcggcgcggggtcggcggcggcgggcggcatggcggcggcgggttcgcggatcggcgcggcggtggcgagcgagCGAATGGGGAATCGGGGGAGGGAGAAGGCGCCGGAGGTTGGTTGACGCGCGGGTGACGAAGGAGACCGCGGAGATGGGCTTGGGCCTGTACTGGGCCTGATCCTGGGCCTTGCGTGTGGAATGGGCTTGATCTTACCTGAAGGactttatttgaaatttgtaaattttgagCTCGGGCTTTAGGGATGCTTGAGGTTATATTcagtttggaggaattttatgGTAATTTTAGAGGAATTGAAATGTGTCTAGTTAAAATCGTCATTCCAAAGAAGCCCTAAACTGGTGGATATTTCTAGGATGTTTAGTTTGATATCGTATGTGTGATGAAATTCCAGCAAAAACGGTCCACTTGAATTTGTAATTGAACACAGCTAGTGAAGCGGataggagttttttttttttgaaccttttcttttaaaaaaaattttaaaattgaaccactcaaattccttttttttcaggcAGATACCGGACAGGAAACTCAACGGTTGATCGAAAGGCAGAAGACAGCTGTAGCATGTAACAACAGGGTGGTCGAGACAATTCAGACAGGATGAAGAACACAGACTGATTAGCAGATTCAGATTTCAGACTAACATATGGTGAATTTAAACACCGTGCTGAGCATTCATACATGCCAAATACTTGTACcatccatgcatatataagaGTACTGTCACTTCAGAACATAACATTGCTCTCCAGTTATAcatagatagataaatatatgtagCATGGCATACTCTCTCGTTTTCTCAACACCCATTCCTTAGGTCATATGATTCCTACCCTAATACCGTAAGAACATAGATCAGCAAAGTTCTTAGGTGATGCTATTGCTACCATAATATTATCATAGATAAGTAATTAAACATGGCAGGTGGTCTTGCCAGCAGGATGCAAGGGCATCGTTTCTTCCTCAGACCATAATATGACTCTCACTTGATGACCCGATGATGGTGATGTCTGCCTTCACAATGCAGCTTGATCCAACAAGATCCTTGAATTTGTTGAGCCCGATGAAGTTGGACCATCCCCAGCCATTGTTGTCAGCGAAGACAAAGCGAGCTGCGATTTAAGCTAACTTAAGAATGATCggcaaaaaaagaacaagcaACCACTGCAAAGTCATTGATTCCACAGGAAATGAAAAATGCCATGGAGAGCTCTGAACCTGAAAGTTTGTAGAGTGGCACATGTTCTTGGTTCAGGATGGACAGTGTTAGTTCAATCATCATTCCAGACTCGGGGGATAGCTCGTCTGACGATTGAGGGTGTAGGAACATGGAAAGGGAATTAGTGCTGTACTCGTCACCACGCGGATACATTCTGATGAACCTGGCACCAAAAGAATTCAAGTTATGATTTGCAGAGCATACACATGCCAGGGGAAAATATCATATGGCTATAGGCTCATTGGAAGGTAATGTTGTTGATAGAAATGTCAAGTGACTGATAAATAGGATTGGACTATCAGGAATATGATACGTCGTTTATGTTAAATGGACTAGACTATACTGTTCCATAACTGAAAAGATACTACCGTTGGAATTCTTCAGGTCTATTTCTTACAGATAAACTCCTAGATAATTTAACtggaatatgaaaaatattagagGCCGCCTATGCAGTTGgtcttattttttgaaagaagtaCTACCTTTTCTTACTTAATCCACTAATGATGTCAACTTCCATGAACAACTCAATGTTTTTGGTCAACATGAAATCAGTAATCTAACTTGTGATAATAGACAGTTGCACATCGAAAGGACCAGTAACATATACATATCACTAATTCACTATTATATGAATCCATAAAACCAGTACAGATCCATACCATTTACATCCACCAATTTCAAATGGTGAAGGGACTGATAGCTTCAAATCCAACTCAAGGAAGTTGTTCATGGTCCAGGTGTAGTCCCCTTTAGTAAACCCCTTCTTCTGGAGGAAGAGGTTCTGAACAGAGACAAACTTCTTTGGAACTTCAACAACCTTCCTGTAACTCCTGTTAGGAGAAGGACACACATCCACTTGTAATATCTCCACACCAAGGACACAAGTATCATCAAGCAGATACTCAGATGATTTCAGTAGTTCTTCATGGGAAATCAGGCATATATTCCCAGAGTGTGTGTTCTTGACATCGAAGCTGTAGCTGGCTGCTCATGGATAAAACGAGATTCAATTAGACAAATGTGAACTTTTAAGTTGCCAATAGTTCTACTATCATAGCCTGTCGTCAAcacagtttaatttttaataaagaaaagGTAACCATGTATGTATGCATTACCAAAACTGCAAATACAGAAAACATGCATATTTACTctgcatttattttataaagcCAAAGTTGGTAACATAAGATAGcacaaaatgaactaaatagtGTAAAGCAATTTGATCATATACATTTACATATTGAATTGCAGTGGGGGAATTTAGAGAAGATGTTTAATGCAGCTCCAAATTTTCAGGCAATTACCTTTGAACACGAGAAAGTTTCCTTTTGAATAGTTGTACAGTGACAAAACAAACACTACATTCATGGTGTAACCAGCTTGGAAGCCTGTTCGGCTAAGCGCCAGATTAAGAGCAACATAGGGAGTTTCATCAGCAACGGTTTTATGCATTGGCCTCACTTCCAAGAACCTGTATGATGAGAAACGATCAGGAGAATAACAACTCAGATTAGAAATGAGGGATGAAGTAGGAACAAATCCTAATTTCTTTATTCATCTATCAGCTTGGAAGTTCCTTTCTACAGAGGGCTGAGACTAGTTACACTAAAACATGGTTCATTTTGTGCTAGGGACAGATAGGCTAGTCCACGATTCTAACTATTTATAGCAGCTATTTTATCCTCTGAACAGATCAAATGAATTGCTGAATGATGCCTGGCGTATGCCTAGCCGCATGCATGTCTAAATCCAATGCATATTACTGGTATAGTGTTCTTCACAAATATAATACATACCACTTGTATCCAGAGCAACGAAAAGTAGCAGAGCAAGCAACTAAAGATCCCCTCTGAAGTAGAGCTGAGAAGCCATAAATCTTCCATAAGAACACTGGATCATGGATCTTTACCGGCAGTGCAGGAGCTGAAATTTGGGCTACATGTCAAGGGTATTAACTCAAATTACATAAGGGAGAAAAGAAGGCGAATTACTGCCAACTTAAGGAAGAAAATCTGCTGTTGTGTGCATGGTACATGCTTGTTCAGTCCACATAAAAGAGCATATCTAATCATGTGAGAAGCATATCTAATCAAGTAATCATATGAGAACAGTCCTCagaatatattcttttttaacGTGAGAAGATAGAGGGAACTCAACATAGTTAAGCATTATTTTCAGTGAAGAGTGAAGTTAAATTTACCATAGTAAGATAGTAGTACAAAACTATAGGCATAATACAATAGAAAAATCACATGTAATTAGTCCATGCCAACATATTGTCAACCCACATTACACATAGAAAGAGCCAGTAGTAGCTTAGGAAAACTAGTAGCTCAAAGTCCAAAAGTCATATCTATCTGATCAACGAGATCGGACAGAGGTAACTAGCTGTTTCTGTCCACCATATCCAAAATTCAATCTCAACCAAATATTTcatgaactaaaaataaatgtttcctgacattttgtttataatcACAAATCTGAAACAGAAATAGATTGACACTAATGATGAGCCGTGTCCTAGACTCCTAgcacaatatttttagtaCTAGCAAGCGAAAGGGGCTCAAAAGGGAGGGATCCTTTACGAGCGCCAGTAATACAGGAGTTGCCCATAGCTTTTCACCACTTCTTCTCGGGAACACCCTGCAAACGAAATCAATCGTCATGCTATAAGCCAATGATGCAGAGTCAGGAACTTGATTAACTTGAAGAATATTGCACattaaaaaccaaagaaagaaagaaatatacTTGTAACATGAGAATCCTCAACAGAAGTGCAAGATCTTGAGCAACTAATTACCATGAAATACAATACTACACAAACGCAAACGATGTGAGATCAAGAGGTAAAAACTCAACCGCGCTCAACTAGACGGATCAAAAGGCAGGTCCTTTGTTCTTGAACAGTCAGATCAAAGAACCATacgtaggatcgaacaagatcaaacaaacctaccagagggggtgaatggtagggaaaaacaaaacccaaaaatctttcgcggaataaaggattacctctgtcgaagaaattgacgaagacttgctaccttaatcacgtcgctcctgtgtcgctgctaccttgatcgtgccgctcatgtgccgtcgagcagatcatcgaatcgcaccactcctatgacgtcgatcggatcgtcagaatccaaaaaatcaccagtagatgaaagtcgaaaacgtagattgaatgatcttgactttattgcatcaactggtatttacaaagtgcaccaacagcactcctatcaaaatcgtcgatctagaatcaacaactaagtctcacaaaagcacaccgggggcatacccctcgatctctatttatatcgaaaagtctatcaccaaataggagtaggactccttatactaatatggctcatctcttagttttcctaattaaatccaacatgccaaaatcaggcgtgctacagtagtccgactgctacagtacccgccgcgctacagtaatccgggtccgctacagtaatccgatccggttgctacagttccgcgcgctacagtaacgacgctgctacagtgtccgaacctatagcaaattccttttcttttctcatccagttttgatccgatttacttcccgattttttcggcgcttacacatacaacatgtgaagcccgttacgattccatcccacacggtgttgctccaccgtgtgccaactcgtattcaatatcgtcacctggcatcctcgatcgtccggacctcagctcctccctgagcctagtcacgatcccaccgccattgaccgatattgactaaagtcacctgcacaactagagacaaaccaaccgtttccgagcacagatatcgcaacctgactcacattagttacacacactcgcaccaacaccttaattgtttccaaaccaaattcaatttataaaccaaatggcaagccaattgttcatcagaaaatattaatcatgcttatgatcttacaatctcccccttgatgaacacattggcaaacacttcaaaatttgttttgttgtttttgtgtagaaactccaaaaagcatgcaatgcaaaaatctctcacttttgaaaagaaagaaaatcctttgagtatgacaattatgcacaaatttttttttgttaccttgttctcccccttttgacaatgaattcatcaatgaaggttttttattttcattttttctcggaGAGCTTTGCAATATACCAATAGTAACTCAAGAACTTGTATTGCAATAACAAGGTAGAAAAAGTGACTAGCTAACTAACAAGCATGCACTAAAGTAAAACCATGAACTTGAGATATGGCAATTAAGATCAAGTCAACATTAagaattcatgatttcaaagagttataatgcaacatcggtacaagcacatagattgaaaaataaatactgtacatatatacccattgtatttatcactctttctcaaattagctctagcacaaaattaccaagagaatttttaacctttttacttgagcctttttgctcaattttattttctctcaattattccgggtacgtccttgtcgtcaagactgtccaaggattcggcacccattatttttgctcacatcgaatacgtccttgtcgtcaagactgtccaaggattcggtattcatttttttctctcatagatttttttattctcttgagcaatttaaaaagctattgaggaataacaaatcaataaagcatatatataagcatttaaaaacaaCCCATATGCTCGcatcaatattgcatatttacttaattcaagtatagaatttaagtgtcatgcatcatctcccttaaaagcaatatcaaaagctcatgtataaaccaaaaatgcagacaagctagattactaatCATATTCTCTAACAAGTATTGCAAGCAAGTACTACAATATACTAAAGGCACGAAACAAAGctcttcctttgtttttctttttcttaaaacacaccatgcattaattaaaacatgtatgcaaaatcaaaagaggaaaatgCAACACGGAGCCAAAAACTCCCCCTTaattgatgccaaaaggatgaataACTCCCAATTCTCCCCGAAGAAAAGCAAATCGAGAAGAATCCAAAGGTTTCGTGAAAATATCAGCCAATTGCAATGtagtatcaacaaattttaattccacatctcctttttcaacatgatccctcaaaaagtgaaaacgaatatcaatgtgcttagtgcgtgagtgttgaacaggattcttagcaatattaatagcacttgtattatcacaaaagagaggaactttctcaaaagtaagacCATAATCTCTCAAGGTTGAGATAAGCCACAAAATTTGGGAGCaacaactagcagcagcaacatattcagattcagcagttgattgagcaacattagattgttttcgagaagaccatgcaatcaatgaagtaccaagaaaatgACATGTACCACTGGTACTCTTCCTATCAATTCTACAGCCTCCAAAATCCGCATCCGAATAACCACTCAAGCATATAGAAGATGAAGTAGAATAccaaattccaaattcaaGAGTGTGTTGTAAGTACCTCATGATGCGTTTAACCGCTTGGTGATGTGAAGCTCTCGGAGAAGCTTGAAATCGAGCGCACAAACACAcagcaaattgtatatccgGTCTTGAAGCAGTGAGATAAAGCAATGATCCTATCATACTCCTGTATTCCTTTTGATTAAccgcttcaccatcttcatcaggaTCCAACACAGTAGCAGATCCTATAGGTGTAGTCATCGGCTTGCAATTGTCCATCTTGAAACGTCGTAAAAGATCCttggtgtattttgtttgatgcacaaacgtaccttgaggtgtttgtttaatttgcaatcccaaaaaataagtcaactcGCCCATCATACTCATTTCAAATTCCCTATGCATCGTTTCAGCAAACTCCACAACCAAAGGGTGAgatgaacaaccaaagatgatatcatccacataaatctgaacgaacagttgatcatcaccatgcttaagaacaaagagagttttatcaatttttcccATTATAAAACCTTTAGcaagtaaaaagtttttaagcctatcataccatgctctaggtgCTTGTTTCAAGCCATACAAGGCTTTAGACAAACGAAAAACATGGTTGGGAAAATcaggattttcaaaaccaggTGGTTGTTTCACATAAACTTTGTCCTGTATATAGCCATTTAGAAAAGCACTTTTaacatccatttgaaataatttaaaaccttttgaagcagcaaaagccaacaaaagtctaattgcttcaattctagcaacagaagcaaaagtttcatcataaTCCAACCCTTCCATTTGAGTAAAACCCTGAGCCACAAGTCAGCCTTGTTTCTAACAATTAAACCATcctgattttgtttatttttgaaaacccatttagttccaataatattatgaccaacaggaggttcaactaagtaccaaactttatttctttcaaaattctcaagttcttcatgcatggcattaatccacgattcatCAGTTAAGGCATGAGTAACATCTTTGGGCTCAAAATTAGCAACAAAAGCAGAGTTCACATGAAAATCACGAGTGATTACCTTCGACCTTGTAGTACGTTCATCCAAGTTACCTATTATTTGTTCCGGAGGATGTCGTCGTTGAATATGAAGTGGAGCAGTGGCTTCAGATGAATTTTCATGTTCTGTACCCTGTTCTAACGAACTAGAGGTTTCTGGAGGTCCACCACCATCCGCACCTGAAGCACATGTGGAAGATCCTCCGGGCCTGTTTGACCGCTCTTCTGCTTGCGGTCTGACTGACATTGTGCCACCGGTCTGACCAGCTGACaattcgtcgtcgtcctcgtcatcACTTTCCTCCACAAATATATCCTCCCCCTGAACCTGTGATATTGTACCTGAAATTTCGGGTCTAGTACCTGGACTAGCCTCATCAAAAGTGACTTCACAAGTCTcaacaattttgttagtttctaaaaaagtACACGGTAACCTCGAGAATGGGCAGCATATCCTAACATAAGTCCATCACGAGAGcgtgattcaaatttatctaaaaacccAAACTTTAACACAAAGCACTTACACCCAAAAACACGTAAATGAGAAATCTTAGGTGTATGTCCAAAACGAAGCTCATAAGAAGTCTTTCTAAGTTTTGATCTCAAGAAAACACGATTGGAAATATAGCATGCAGTATTAACCGCTTCAGCCCAAAAATTCCTAGGTGTactgtactcatcaagcatagtcctagccatctcaaccaaagaacgattttttctttcaaccacaccattttgttgaggaacCCGGGGAGACGAAAATTGATGTTCAAgacctttttcattgcaaaaccTCTCAAAAGAAGCGTTTTTAAACTCTCCACCATTATCGCTTCGGATGGTTCTTAAAGATCCAGGAAGTTGAATGGCCAACCGAAGatacaaacttttaaagtgttcaaaagcctcatctttggtaaccataaagaaaacccaagaataACGAGAGAAATCGTCAACTATAACCAACACATACCACTTTCCTCCAACAGATTGCACTCTAGCCGGACCGACAGTGTCCATGTGTAAGAGCTGTCCTGGTGCATCCGTCATCACAGAAAATGTAGGAGTATGCGAGCATACAACCATTTTAGCATGACGACATGGCgagcaaaccaaatcaacatcttttttaagtttaggcaAACCACGAATAAGATCTGAACCACTAATCCTAGTTAGATGATCAAAGCCAATATGTCCAAGTCTGCGATGCTAGAACATCACATCTTTAGAAAACTTTGCAACAAGACATATAACTTCAGAAGAAATACTACTTTCAAAATCAGCTTTAAAAACTCTTCCATATCGAGAAATATTAAGCACAACATctccagaaaaatcaaaaattttacttccacTTTTCTTAAACAGAACATCAAAATTCTCATCCACAATTTAAGAAACGGAGAGCAAATTGTACTTtagattttcaaccaaagcgacatcattcaatgtaaatttgtcacttaCCTTGACAGATCCAGTTGCAGTGATCGTACTAGTAGAAACATCACCGAAGATGATTGAATCCTTCCTTGATGCCCTCATGAGAGAGGAGAACTAACTTTTATCACCGGTCATATGTCGCGAACAACCGGAGTCCACAATCCACacgttctccttcctcgccaAAAATGCCTATGCATAAGCAGATGCCGAAGTCTCAGTACTGGGGTTAGAtaataaacatttaggaatCCAGTACTGAGACACACGACCAGATCTAACAGGAACATAACCAgtagaaaattcaatatgtttccttttagaaaaatgctcCCAAGGCTGGTTTAACTGCTTAGgaacctgcggtctgaccaaaGCTTTACCACCGTTCTGACGGGGGTTATAACACCAGTTTGACCGCTGGTACTGCTGCAGTCTAACCGCCTGTCTCGAGGTAAAAGCCAATTTTTGCcatctttgttttgcaaaagcaattttcCGTTCCTTTTTCTGCTTTCTAGCAAGTCTAAAACAGAAACCAACAATATGGCCATCTTTGCCACAAAAGGAACATGTATACTTATCACGATGAGTTGAAGCACAAGTTGATATAGCAGGTTTAGCATTAACAACCGATGTAGTACTAAAGATAGGTTTGGCATTTACAACAGATTTAGTGTTAAAAGCAGGTTTAGCATTCACAACATGTTTAGCACTCACAACTTTTGATGAAGAAGCACTCAAGGAAGACATGATGCCAGCAGATTTAAATACAGTGGTCTTAGGTTCAGGTTCAAtcaaaatttcaccattctgAACAATACTTAAAACAGTAGGAGGATGTCTAGAAAAGTGAACATGAGGATCAAAACCTAAACCACGATTGTGTGTGCTAACTTTAGATTGATCAAGAATCATGTTGAGGTTCCTTTttccatcagaaaatctttgcaaagaactttttaaataagaaacctcttgagttaaactagcacaatttttgcaagaaaTCACTTCATCTCTTTTAACAACTTCCTCCATTTGTTTAACACACTCCAAAGCATGTTTAAGTTTCATCTCATTAGCAGGACATGTCAAGCAAGGTTTAGCACTAGATTGCTTGATTCTTTTAGAGCTAATCAAGTTAAACATAGAACTAGCAAACACAGCAACTCGACATTTGTTTAAAGCTCTCTTAGCCAAGAACAATTCATCAACCAATCTAGTATTCATTGTAAAGCTAAGAGCAAGACAGGATTCAAGTTTTCTAGATTTCTTGGTTACAGCATCAagttttttgcaattattctGATTAACTTCTCTTACAGTATTCACTTcagcaaataaaacatcacacgatttgcattcatcatcattagaagcaagagattttaatttactattttcaatattaagagAATCAATAGTAACTTCttgttgactaatttttttctcaaatttagaaatcttGTAACCAAGTCTAGCAATCACTTCTTGAAAATATTCAACACTAGAAGGACCAGTTACCTCGTTGTCATCGTCAGaatcttcaaaacttttagccatgagacaaacaccagcaatgttcatactcttgtcttcttcttcatcatcttcaaactcaacgtcactgttttcttgaacagctgcaaaagcttcatccaacgccttttgataatacttcttcatcttcatattcttgatttgtttcttattcTGCTTGGCATCTTTAGATGCATCTTGAGGTTTAGCTTCTTCCTGTTTACCTCTTCCAAGCTTGGGGCACTGAGAACGGATGTGATTCGGTTGACCACATCCAAAGCATCGAATtggtcctcctcttctcctgatCCTGATATTACTCACAGCTCGAGAAATTCTGTTAGCGGCC
It encodes the following:
- the LOC102717467 gene encoding uncharacterized protein LOC102717467; protein product: MGNSCITGAPPALPVKIHDPVFLWKIYGFSALLQRGSLVACSATFRCSGYKWFLEVRPMHKTVADETPYVALNLALSRTGFQAGYTMNVVFVLSLYNYSKGNFLVFKASYSFDVKNTHSGNICLISHEELLKSSEYLLDDTCVLGVEILQVDVCPSPNRSYRKVVEVPKKFVSVQNLFLQKKGFTKGDYTWTMNNFLELDLKLSVPSPFEIGGCKWFIRMYPRGDEYSTNSLSMFLHPQSSDELSPESGMMIELTLSILNQEHVPLYKLSARFVFADNNGWGWSNFIGLNKFKDLVGSSCIVKADITIIGSSSESHIMV